A part of Patescibacteria group bacterium genomic DNA contains:
- the gltX gene encoding glutamate--tRNA ligase, with translation MDTTDKKVITRFAPSPTGYMHMGSVRTVLFAYLFARQHNGKFILRIEDTDRERSKKEFDDAILEAMSWLHLEYDEIYRQSERSAIYRKHIEKLITEGKAFVSKEEVVVEGGRAEVIRFKNPNKVVTFVDMIRGPIEFDTTELGDFVIAKSLDEPIFHLAVAVDDYEMGITHVIRGEDHISNTPRHILIFEAIGAPVPIFAHLPLVLAPDRTKLSKRKHGEIVALEYYRKLGYLSEPVVNFMALLGWNPGDDREVFSLEELVRVFDLSKVQKGGAIFNVEKLNWFNRHYIQKLSPKEKIANLTQRVSDDQIKTLEQKPQLIEVMSERISNFKELADSIATGDYNYFFGKPTFEKNALLWKGIGDLVKTKTRLSEVLELLKNIPTESFNRLTTKEVLWPYAEKEGRGEVLWPLRMSLSGKEKSPDPFVLSELLGKEETAQRIIQAINLLS, from the coding sequence ATGGATACAACAGATAAAAAAGTAATAACCAGATTCGCGCCGTCACCGACGGGATATATGCATATGGGAAGTGTGCGGACAGTGCTTTTTGCCTATCTATTCGCACGGCAGCATAATGGAAAATTTATTTTACGTATTGAAGACACCGATAGAGAGCGTTCAAAAAAAGAATTTGATGATGCAATTTTAGAAGCAATGAGTTGGCTTCACCTCGAGTATGACGAGATCTATCGGCAGTCGGAGCGTAGCGCGATCTACCGAAAACACATTGAGAAGCTTATTACAGAAGGAAAAGCTTTTGTTTCAAAGGAAGAGGTTGTTGTGGAGGGCGGACGTGCCGAAGTTATTAGGTTTAAAAATCCGAACAAGGTAGTTACATTTGTCGACATGATCCGTGGTCCGATCGAATTTGATACGACTGAGCTCGGTGATTTTGTGATTGCAAAATCACTCGACGAGCCAATTTTTCATCTCGCTGTTGCGGTGGATGACTATGAGATGGGTATTACTCACGTTATCCGTGGTGAGGATCACATTTCAAATACCCCCCGCCACATCCTTATATTCGAGGCTATTGGCGCACCGGTGCCAATTTTTGCCCATCTTCCCCTTGTGCTTGCACCAGACCGAACCAAATTATCAAAACGCAAGCATGGCGAAATCGTAGCGCTTGAATATTATCGTAAGCTCGGCTATCTTTCTGAACCTGTTGTTAATTTTATGGCACTTTTAGGATGGAACCCTGGAGATGACCGAGAGGTTTTTTCTCTGGAAGAATTGGTCAGAGTGTTTGATCTTTCAAAAGTTCAAAAAGGAGGTGCAATTTTCAACGTCGAGAAACTTAATTGGTTTAATAGACACTACATTCAAAAACTTTCCCCAAAAGAGAAGATTGCCAATCTCACACAAAGAGTATCAGATGACCAAATAAAAACTTTGGAACAAAAACCTCAATTAATCGAGGTCATGTCCGAACGGATTTCTAATTTCAAAGAATTGGCGGATTCAATTGCGACCGGTGATTATAATTATTTTTTTGGAAAACCAACATTCGAAAAAAATGCCCTCTTGTGGAAAGGGATAGGGGATTTGGTAAAAACCAAAACTCGTCTATCAGAAGTTTTAGAGTTATTGAAAAATATTCCAACCGAATCATTTAATCGTTTGACAACAAAAGAAGTTTTGTGGCCATATGCGGAAAAAGAGGGCAGGGGAGAGGTCTTATGGCCTCTCCGGATGAGTCTTTCCGGCAAGGAAAAATCACCTGACCCCTTTGTACTTTCTGAACTTTTAGGTAAGGAAGAAACCGCACAACGAATCATTCAAGCCATAAATTTGCTATCATAG
- a CDS encoding UDP-N-acetylglucosamine--N-acetylmuramyl-(pentapeptide) pyrophosphoryl-undecaprenol N-acetylglucosamine transferase: MKILFTGGGTGGHFYPIIAVAQSINKTVKEKRLLPPALYYMANEPYDSRALFDNNINFVKMPAGKLRRYFSLKNVVDLVRTFFGVIKSLWKVFEIYPDVIFGKGGYASFPALFAGRIFRIPIVIHESDSIPGKVNLWAGKFAQDIAVSFPEAAHYFPQEKTAYTGNPIRTDIISVSSTGAHEFLQLEKNIPIILILGGSQGSRLINETLIKILPELVEKFQIIHQTGKNNYAEVSGTTSVILEKTPLKTRYKPFEYLNEMTLRRSAGVADLVISRGGSTLFEIAAWGVPSIIIPLNEAVSHDQTSNAFNYARSGAAVVIEETNLTPHILLHEIERVLSDVNLIAKMRESATKFARVDAADIIALKLLEIGLSHEV, encoded by the coding sequence ATGAAAATTTTATTTACAGGCGGAGGGACGGGAGGGCATTTTTACCCAATTATCGCGGTTGCTCAATCCATAAACAAAACCGTTAAAGAAAAACGACTTTTACCGCCGGCATTGTACTACATGGCCAATGAACCGTACGATAGTCGAGCTCTTTTTGATAATAATATAAATTTTGTAAAGATGCCCGCCGGTAAATTACGCCGTTATTTTTCACTGAAAAATGTAGTTGATCTCGTAAGAACTTTTTTTGGTGTCATCAAATCGCTTTGGAAAGTTTTTGAAATTTATCCAGACGTTATTTTTGGTAAAGGTGGATACGCCAGTTTTCCTGCGCTTTTTGCTGGCCGAATTTTTCGCATTCCAATCGTCATTCACGAGTCAGATAGTATTCCTGGCAAAGTAAATTTGTGGGCTGGGAAATTTGCTCAGGATATCGCCGTTTCTTTTCCTGAAGCAGCCCATTATTTTCCACAAGAAAAAACTGCCTATACCGGCAATCCTATTCGGACCGATATTATAAGTGTTTCTAGTACTGGAGCTCATGAATTTCTACAGCTTGAAAAAAATATCCCGATCATTTTAATTCTCGGCGGCTCTCAAGGTTCACGATTAATAAATGAAACCTTAATTAAAATTCTTCCAGAGTTGGTTGAAAAATTTCAAATTATTCATCAGACTGGGAAAAATAATTACGCGGAGGTGTCAGGCACCACGTCAGTTATTTTGGAAAAGACACCGCTTAAGACCAGATATAAACCGTTCGAATATCTTAACGAAATGACCTTACGAAGATCCGCGGGCGTTGCCGATTTGGTAATTTCTCGTGGTGGTTCAACCTTGTTTGAAATTGCAGCATGGGGAGTGCCGTCAATTATTATTCCACTGAATGAAGCAGTCAGCCACGACCAGACCAGCAACGCGTTTAATTACGCACGAAGCGGAGCCGCTGTGGTCATTGAGGAAACGAACTTAACACCACATATTCTTTTGCATGAAATTGAGAGAGTTCTTTCTGACGTAAATTTAATTGCCAAGATGCGGGAGAGTGCAACAAAATTTGCTCGCGTTGATGCGGCAGATATCATTGCGCTTAAATTGCTTGAAATTGGACTGTCGCACGAAGTATAG
- the ftsW gene encoding putative lipid II flippase FtsW: MAKSKPVDKIFLSIVAVLIVFGLLIFSSASLGLLARNGASFFSVASKQLLAVGIGVVFAFVFSRVHYNFWRRYSFYIFLFSIFLTILVFVPGIGRAYGGGSRWIAIGPASFQPAEFLKIGFVIYMAAWLARTKDAVTSFKEGILPIIILLALVGAILLKQPDTDTFISIFLATIGMFIVAGGRFRHLALLGFCSILGLALLVYTRPYLMSRFQTFLNPASDPLGAGYQIQQSLIAIGSGEYFGRGFGQSIQKFAYLPEPIGDSIFAVAAEEFGFFGGVFLILLFLFFTLRSLRIATKAPDTFSGLLVVGIVILIVSASFMNIASMLGVMPLSGLPLLFVSHGGSAMIMALVEVGIILNISRFRKN; the protein is encoded by the coding sequence ATGGCCAAATCTAAACCAGTTGATAAAATATTTTTAAGTATAGTTGCAGTTCTTATTGTTTTTGGTTTGCTGATCTTTTCCTCCGCCTCACTTGGACTTTTGGCCCGCAACGGTGCCAGTTTTTTTTCTGTAGCTTCAAAACAATTATTGGCGGTTGGTATTGGCGTCGTGTTTGCCTTTGTTTTTTCAAGAGTTCATTACAATTTTTGGAGGCGCTATTCTTTTTATATTTTTTTATTTTCAATTTTTCTAACTATTTTGGTTTTTGTTCCCGGCATTGGACGAGCATACGGAGGAGGTAGTCGTTGGATCGCGATTGGCCCAGCTTCATTTCAGCCTGCGGAATTTCTTAAAATCGGTTTTGTTATATATATGGCCGCGTGGCTCGCAAGAACCAAGGATGCCGTCACCTCTTTCAAGGAGGGGATTCTCCCCATTATAATTTTGTTGGCGTTGGTTGGAGCTATTCTTTTAAAACAACCGGATACTGATACTTTTATTAGTATCTTCCTTGCAACGATTGGTATGTTTATTGTCGCTGGCGGGCGGTTCAGGCATCTGGCGTTACTTGGGTTTTGCTCAATTTTGGGTTTAGCGCTTTTGGTCTATACACGGCCATATCTTATGAGCCGATTTCAAACCTTTTTAAATCCCGCATCCGACCCACTTGGCGCCGGTTATCAGATTCAGCAGTCACTCATTGCGATTGGTTCGGGGGAATATTTCGGTAGAGGTTTTGGCCAAAGTATTCAAAAATTTGCCTATCTCCCAGAACCGATAGGCGATTCGATTTTTGCAGTTGCCGCTGAAGAATTCGGATTTTTTGGCGGAGTTTTTCTAATTTTATTGTTCTTATTTTTTACACTGAGATCACTTCGAATTGCCACAAAAGCCCCCGACACGTTTAGTGGACTTTTGGTTGTTGGGATTGTTATACTTATCGTGTCGGCTTCCTTTATGAACATTGCCTCAATGCTTGGGGTGATGCCCCTATCTGGCCTGCCGCTTCTCTTTGTTAGCCACGGTGGATCAGCTATGATCATGGCTCTCGTTGAAGTGGGAATTATTCTCAATATTTCACGGTTTAGAAAAAATTAA